The sequence below is a genomic window from Phyllostomus discolor isolate MPI-MPIP mPhyDis1 chromosome 11, mPhyDis1.pri.v3, whole genome shotgun sequence.
aacctgtgaccctttgttcgcagcctgcgctcaatccactgagctacgccagccagggcacatcctgTAAATTCTTAATTGGCTTGTCTTATTTAGATTGTATATATCATTGTATCCAACATTCCTATAACTACCGTATATAATCAATTAAGATTTCtataagaaatactttttttcccctttaaagattgtatttatttattttttagagagagaggagagggagggaaacatagattggttgcctttaTTATGCCCCAACTGgaaactggcccacaacccagggtttgtgtctgactggaatcgaaccggcaactttttggtttgcaggccagcactcaatccactgagccacagcagccagggctagtcaTAGGATCTTTTAAACAAGTCCATTTAAAGGcacaactaattaaaaaaaaaaagcagaactaGTGTGTTGATTACTCCTCAGTGTGTTAATACGAATGTAAGATAGTTCTTTCGTAAGCAGGAAAGTTTGGATGTgccttataataaaaaataaggtaataGAAGTGAATTATATCATCTTTAGGTTTCCTCTTACTCGACCCAGTCTTTGCAAGGAATGGGAGGCTGCTGTCAGAAGAAAAAACTTTAAGCCCACCAAGTATAGCAGTATTTGTTCGGAACACTTTACTCCAGATTGCTTTAAGAGGGAGTGCAACAACAAGTTACTGAAAGAGAATGCTGTACCCACAATATTTCTTTGTACTGAACCGCATGACAAGGTAATATCTGTTTTTCAATATTGGCTTTTCCcccctatttttaaaagtaatgtgtTTATTGtggaaatttggaaaattcagagtcatgttaagaaaacaaatgttaTCTGAAACCTAACACCTCTTGTAAATAACCACTGTTAACAgtgatattcttttaaaaaatacaaaatacagtttataaaagttaaatatcCTCACACTAAGAAACTCAGTTAAGCTTTGTAATTTACTTTTAAGATCATTCCACACAGCTACTTGTATGTtgatcagtttttgtttttctgtatcaGTGACAGTtcaatttcaaagtatttttctcCTCAGTTTTAAATACTGCTTAGCAGTTCATTAAATTTTACCATTCTGCCTCTTGTGTTCCATTTCTACTTCTGGtagaaaagtataattaaaacttaaactcttttctcattcattttggaatatttctttacCGAGATTCatataaaaaaatctgattttcttaaattccatagataaatttttcaaattgttATTTCTAGTTACTAAACTCAAACATACTCTGCATTCTTGTTTTAGAAGGAAGATCTTCTGGAGCCACAAGAACAGCTTCCCCCATCTCCTTTAACACCCCCCATTTCCCAGGTCGATGCTGCTATTGGGTTACTGATGCCTCCTCTTCAGACCCCTGACAATCTCTCGGTTTTCTGTGATCACAACTACACTGTGGAGGATACAATGCACCAGAGAAAAAGGATTCATCAGCTAGAACAGCAAGTTGAAAAACTCAGAAAGAAGCTCAAGACTACACAGCAGCGATGCAGAAGACAAGAACGACAGCTTGAAAAATTAAAGGAGGTTGTACacttccagaaagagaaagacataacAGAGAGAGGTTATGTGATTCTGCCAGATAACTACTTTGAAATAGTTGAAGTACCAGCATAGAAAAAAGGAATTTGTATTGGTTTTTAATGGGGCAATACCACACACCCTCTTCTAGCCTATAAAGGAGTTTCATCTGAAAAAATAACACTTGATTACTTGTATAAAAacaattcagaatattttttaaaaaataaattagatatatACTGTAAAAttgttaatgtttttgtttgtaatttcagggtttttacattttaacaaaatattttaaaagttataaactaGCCTCAGAGCACCAGTGTAAGTTGGTTTCAAGGctgagggtttttgttttctaatttgagtatttatagaaataatgtaaaaataaaaaggaagaatgagAACAGTACAGTAAGGAtgatttaagtttaaaatttaaaattagtttattgaGAGAactaagttatattttaaatcagaAGTATGGGTTAGATCAAACTTCTCAGAATATATATAACCTTATTCGCACATTCTTATTTGTAAAGTCAAAttcatttatctttcttaatCACTTGTCAAAGGTAATGTGGCAAGTCAACCCTTTAAAAAAGGATATGTTCAGAGCAGAAACTGTAGTCATTTCATACCTAATTAATATGATTAAATAACTATATAATGAATGGAGTTTTAAAAAGTGGGCCCCTCTTTTTCCTCCCACCGTAACAAAGTAGGCATTGTTATCCATGAAGTAATAAATATGAGGGCCTCATCTGTGGTatgcttttttctcttattacCCCTAAGTTCCCCACCTGAAGTTATTTTTGCATCCAAGTCTCTAACGAACATGTTGTGTCAATAGAGTTTGATTTGTATCATGATATGGTAATCTTGAACCTGACTAATTGATTTTGGTCAAGGcttcacataaaaatgtttttcttcactttaaaaaaattttttttatcctcacctgaggacatttttttcccccttgcttttggagagagagaagaagagagggagagaaacatcaattggtggcCTCACATGTGCCCAGACCGGGATCTTACACACCCAGGATGGGGACCggacccacaacctttcagttacgggacgacgctccaacagactgagccacattagccagggcaatttctttacttttaacaCAAATTAGATATTCAAtcccattttatttaaatgagtgATTTGTATTCAGAAACAGCCTATATGTACtgtttattttcctgaatgttaAGATTTAAACACTGAGGTTTCTGTTCAAACTGTGAATTATATTCTGACTTTGtgataaattttacatatatttgaaatgaaatgtgTTCTGAGTAAACAAATACTGCCATAGTACTTACCTACTTAGATTTAGAGTAACTATTTcaactgtaattattttatatctcAAAGTATGCTAAGATAGTTGAGTAATAAATCTTTTAAGGCAGTATTAAAGGTGTAAAACAATGATGTTCAGAAGCGTCTTTTGTAGACCTGCTTTTCAGTGTAATTCACTGCCATGCTGTGAACGGATAGTACTTTGATTCATGGAGATTTGGTTTTCGATGAACCagtatttcaaaaatagaaaattttgatTAGAAGATTACTAGATGCTATGTAGAACTCACTCTAATGAATCAAAGGACTTTTTCCAGTTATTCATGGATCTCATCACGGTTTCTGGAAGTTGCAAACTCTCCAAGtagtttgtttttacatttcatCTCTGTAGCAGTTCCTGGAAGGTATGTGGGTAATGTTTTGCCAAAGCAGATACTTATCTAACTTGTTACCTACACAAAGGAAAAtctgtgtgtgcgcacgcacgTGCGTGTGCGTCCTCAGAACCAGCACTCCAACAACTGACCTGTAAAAGTGGTAATAATAATTACTTTCAGCATCTTAGCATTATGATTCAACCTGAAGCTACTTCCTTTTCATAATAGACGTAAATCCATGTTTGGAGAGAACTGAGCAAGAACACATACACCAACTGTTTGCATATAAACAAGTTATCATAGTTTAACGTAGGAATTTTTAGGTTCAAGTACTTATTTCTGAATTTGAGATGTaacatttgaatgtttttataattcattttgtcTATTGTACTACTTATGACATTGtcaagaaaaggagacattttgaCAACAGTAGGTCATGTTCAAGCATAATGAAACTCATTCAGAAAAAGGGACAAGGTCTCAATCTGAAACAAATCAGGAGAGGATCCATATGAAGTGCAGCATATTCTGAACATTTGTTTTAAACATATATAGTAACGTATAAAATTTTCACCTATGTGTGACATAATCTGTCAGTAATAGTGAGAAGAAGTATTGTTTATTAATTGAACTGCTAGGAAAACTATAGAATCAaagaattttagaattagaagGAACTTAGAAATCATTGAACACTAGCCCAACTGCTAACCCTGAAGAAATTTCCTTGTATAGTATCTTTGACAGTGGTCACCTGAACTCTGCCATCTACACGTAAGCAGTTCTCAGATTCTTTAAAATGGGTTTCTGGGTTAGAATGGAATTAGTTGCCACCGTTTATACTTGTTTATAATACAAACATAAACTCACTTTGAACTGCTGCATAGTTTGTCAAATTCCAAATTACAGAAATgttaaatttttgtaaaataatttaaatgtttactaaCTGTATACCTGTTATGTGTGCTAAAAATATCTCTGTCATTGCAGTAAAGAAATAGTGGTGTCTAAAGTTATTAGCAAAACTTTTTACTTGGAAACCTAAGTACACGAGATTGTGTTCCTTTAACAGTAATGTGTAGTCCCATTCTTAGAAGTACAACAATAATGGTGAAGGCAAATGAAAATTTCACTTGGCATGGATTTTTTTAGGTTAAATTAATGTTCTCTGATCATTATCAAAACAgttatatacacatgcacatacctAACACCTGTGACTTTTATAAATAGTAAGcaacataaaaaatgtatttaaaagtccACATGATCTgtaaaaagaaaactgcatttgtgttccagaatttttaaaaggcagccaGCCATGAGTAGCgtttaaaggagaaaaagtgaaCAGATTCGGTTGGTTATCATTCTTGCTAATGTTGGGGAGTGAGTTGGATGACCAGCGAATGAAGAGCATTGCTTTTGTCTGGGGTAACTCGTGTTTCTGGGCATTATGGTTTAATACAGTTGTGTATTAAAATACATTCcttgatgtgaaagaaaaatatcaaagagcAAACTGATTTTTGCACACAAAAGCAATTATGATTACTGATCTTCACAGGGAAGTTAGCTCAAAGTAATGTTCTCTCACATTCCATGTCTTGATTATCTTTTTTGCCTTGGGTGTGGTTTTATtctactgagatttttttcttagtgataaatattttttaacacaaaatttgttgagaatttttattttttaaacatcctAAAGTAGATGAGTAAActcttaatttttaacaatttttggTGCGAGAAACTACAATATTAATAACTAAGTTCTGGAATGTCTGCATGAGGacctcccacctgctcccctccATAACTACCATAACtggtaaaaataaattctaaaccATTTAAAGTCTGCAGATTGCCCTAAAGGCACTAAACATGAAAATTTTTCCTGAATGCAGGAAAACCTAAATCTCCACGAACCTGAAAAGTTTATGGCACTTAACACCACAACCTATTCTCCCTACACCCCGCTGCACCACAACTCGCGCACAGCTCAGGGCCGCAGTAGTTCCATTCTTGAGAGTACAGCCAAGCGGACAatgttccctctcttcccaaCTCCTATCCAAGGACTAGAGTGGCTCTCCTGGAGGGATGGGCTGCCAGTATTTCTCAGGGCCCTCTAGCTTTGTGTTGCACAGGCTGGGCTCCAGGTAAGTGCAAGCCAAGAGGTCAGGACTCCCTCTTCCCAACCAGCTCCCACTCTTAGGATGGAGGGTCTCCTCCAGATACAGCTGGCCAAGAACACCGGCGCCCTGATCACCTCTCTTGATGCTTGTTTATGGAGTAAACTTTCCATGCCAACAGAGCCAGCCCACGAAGACTGGTGGCTTCTATCCTGACAGCTCTACTCATACAGCTGACCTAGAGAGGCAGGCCAGGGTCCTCGGCACCAGCACCACAACGGTGACGGGAGGCAGCAGCCCACAGGAACCAAGAGCTCTGAAGCTCTTCCCAAAGCGATGGATTTGGAAGAGCCGGGAAGTTTGAGCCTGTCCCTGTAACTGTGGTGGTGTTCTGAAGACCTCGGTTCTTGTCCTCTCGAAAGATTTCAGACCAGAGACACAAATGGCAAAGCAGACAACGGTTTGCTGGCAAAAGGAAAGTGCACTCAGATTTCCAAGTGGGCGAGACAGAACAAACCTATTGCCCCGCTGGGCTACAAACAAGGTTTTTATGCTTGCTTGAACTCCCCGCTCACCTCTTGGTCCCCCTAACACTGCCCCACACTCCTGCTGGTTTGTTCCTGCCCACAGCATGCACAGATCTCTGCCAGTAGTGGGCAGTCCTACGTCTGCCCTGTTCATGTGTGAGGCCATGCATGTGTGCCCCTCACAGGGGTGTTAAGGGTGTGTAACTTCCCTAGACAGTATCAGGAGCAGTGAGCCATTTGGTTTTCAGCTGGTCATTAAGATCGGCATTTCCTCTTCCCATTGGTCCCCTCAGTTATGTTTAGggttgatattttccttttcctatttgTCCCCTACGGCAGCTGGTGTCTAGCTGGCCTACCTGTTCCAACAAGCCTACGAGTCCTCTCAAGAGCAATGGAGAATTTAGTGGTAAGCAGTTAAGAGGAGGCTGGTAGCTCCCCTAAAGCAACAAGCTAAATTAACTGTAGGCTAGTTAATTTATTAGAGAACCAGGGAAAGAGGTAAGAAAAGCCCTCCTGCAGTCATAATACATAAGAATCTCCTACTAACTCCCCAGAAGGGCCCAAGTCTAATTGGGTGACTCTGCAGAGCAATTTTTGCCCCAGGGAATCATTAAAAACAGCAATCAACTGGCAATTGGACCTAACATCTGGGTGTGATACCAATAAAGGCATATAGTTTAAtggagaaatcaggaaaatgtgCAAAGAAAGGTTGTTAAAAACCTCTGGGTGACTGCATGTCCAAAGCTATACTTTCTGAGGtatgaaatcagagaaaaaatttTCCCAAGCAAAATGAAGTCAAAAGGCTGTGGGCTGATGTATTCAAAGTgtcaaaaggaggaaaaaaaaaccccaacacttGTAAACCAAGAATCCAATATCTGGCAAAACTGCCCTTTGCAAGAGACAGAGTGATGCGGGCCCCGGCTGgcagggtccatgtgttgtggctgtgagagacaaattcacacagactacagaagtcctgtagagaaaagggacaccatggccactctctaagagaaagagggccctgacccttgcctggacaggcttttattgcttttctgggtacattacattgaggatggtcctcatttactatgcacaggttcgctgtaggtgattaccttttacagataacaacgAAAAGAATGTGGCTAATTACTTTAAAGAGAAGGATGATGCAGATGCAAGGGGagaagtggttgaactggttacactccatacttgggaggtttagcacagactttaggacggtactttagagatatgcagtaaacatttgctgcctcaatacAGGGTGAGGGAGTTGTAGCAAaggcaagtctcatagcagcgtaggtacaatgcaggcctggttctccacgggagaacctatctgtgggtgtgggtcctgtgagCCAGACCTTgcttcccactggcctttccgagtgggggctgggctacattccccacgACAGGTAGAACGGTCCCCTATAACAGAGAAATAGCAttcccagacaagcaaaagctTGGGGAATTCATGACCACTAGATGTGCCCTGCAGGCAATGATAAAGGGAGCCCTGTAGGTTGCAATAACAGGAAACACTGACTTGAAGCAATGTGGTAACGAGTCAGTGTAACAACTTTAGGGTGTAAAATTTAATCCCCGTGGTAATGACAAAACAGTATAGAATATacacaaagagaaaagagaagggaatgaaATGTTTCActataaaaatcagtgaaacACAAGAGAAGACAATAGAGCAGAACTAGAGTGAAGCCCATCTTTCAATAGATTCAGTGCAGGAAATGGacaaaaatactataaaacattGAGATCAAATAACTAGATGATAAAAATAGGTCCCTCTGTATCAGTAATTAATATGTAAATGGATaactctaatcaaaagacagagaatggAACAAcggatttaaaaaacaacaaaaacttgaTCTAACTATCTGCTGTCTctaagagactcacttcagatccaaaaatacaaatagattaaaagtgaaaggatggaaaaaggtattccatgaaaaaaataaccaaaagagAGCAGCAGTGACTACAgtaatatcagacaaagtaggCTTTAAATCAAAATGTTGACATGAGACAAAGaacattttatgttaataaaagTTTCAATACAACATAAGATTGTGCCATTCAGGAGCATGTATGAGATTGTGGCCACTTAATTTGGAGGTTTGGATTTGCAGACAATAAAAACCACAAGTCCAAAGTGAATAGTTAAGCACTTTATTAAGCGAGagcaaagagaaagcaagaattaAGAGCATACATCACAGGCAGGAGTTCACCAACACCTGATCCTAGACACCGAGGAATCCCGGAGACAGCATTCGGGGCCAACTGGGAAAAGTTCTGAGCAAAGCGTCCTTCCCTCGGGTGAGATCCCAAAGTCTTACTTTGGGGCTatgtttaaatagtttttaaacaaAGGTGGCTATGCACCAATGGCCTTACATGACTTGGTCAACAAGTCCTTCTGGGAGAGGGGCCGTTCCCCCCAAAGGAGCAGTTAAACATTAAGAGCACTGGTCTCCCAAGGAGAAGGGCCCTTTCTCCCCAGGAGACAGCACATCAACATTCTTGTTCTTACAATAAAGGTCACAACTTGGGCATAAACAGGGAGGATACTTAATGTTCCTTTAACCCATCAaagatataacatttataaacatttatgcaacTAATAACAGACcatcaaaaatataaagcaaacatGACAGAATTGAAGAGAGAAATAGTTCTGCAAAAATGAAGGTGaagtaaaaatatacttaaataaacaaaaacttaggGCATGTATTGCTAGATAACTCATCTTAAAATAAGTACTAAAGAAATCTGAAAGCAAGTGACACCCTGTAgtaatctgaataaaaaatgcaaagattGCCAGGAAAGTTAATTGTGTAGGTAATTATAAAGACAGTATAACtgcattttttcctcttaactGACTTAAAAAGCAATTACCTAAAACTGTGTATTATTGTGTTGGGCCTGTAACAGAGAAAAATGTAGCCTATTTGACAATAACAATTGGGTGGGAAGAAAGCTGAACTGCAGTAAGTAAATAGCACCAGATGGTAACTTGAGTCCATAAGGAGAAATGCAGATtcaaaaggaagggaattctgacatttgctacaacatggatgaacctggagggctCCAATTTACATGAGGTACTTTAGTCAAAACcacacagacagaaagtagaacagtggCTTCCAAGGGCTATGGagagggggttgtggggggtTATTGTTTAATAGGTGTGGAGTTTTCAGATCCACGAGGTGAACAGATTTATGGAGATGGAtgatggtggtggttgcacaaggtgaatatatttattaccacccaactatatacttaaaagtgtttaagatggcaaattttatgttatgtgtattttataatgatttttaagaaaagcaatgtgtgccctgacccgtgtggctctgGTAGGTGGGCGTCGGTCTGCaagcaaaaggctgctggttcagttccctgtcagggcacatgtctaggttgcaggttcacttcctggttggggcacgtatgggaggcaactgattgatgtttctttctcacactcatgtttctctccctttcttcccttgtgtctaaaaataaataaaatcttcaaggaaaaaaagtgaTGTGGGATTATTGAAGCTCAGGCTGACGAAACAATTCATACAGCTGTAATTTTTTTAGGTAGAGCCGCTATGACtttctgtcttggtagtgtggcctaatgtagtaggtatcctattgggtccagtggcacagccttccctatcacccaatcTGGGTACCCatggtgtgccctttgtgtgggctcaGTACACAAAGTTGAGTGTTAACTGTTGTTAGCaagtcagtcagctgcaaggactgcctgtgaccattgaccaccaacctctgccttccatAGAGGATCAGCCgtgcaggggcaaggtggtggtgcgCTGATGTGGTTTCTAGCtctccactgggtgtgcagggtCTCGGGTTTCCCAGGCGgtacaggccaagttcagccttgacctgtgctctgcctgtggccaccctgcctgagttataaagcaatctgagatggctgctacatgtactaggcttggagattcccaggtgaagccaaatggtgaatttaggctggctgctgctagtgccaggcctggggccacttagcaagaggtatagagTCTAGGGGCTTACTGCAGcctgctgttgcttgtttgataggacttaagaagttgtgaagcataagccaagaccagcttgggtgggcctgtaagttgggtgggatggagtctcagggatctccagggtagggcaaacagtgttatgCAGGTTGATAaagactcagatatggcatctgcctgctggctctgtggctctgtgggaggaaggttcaaaaaagggacaatggcttctgctcaccttTCTGCCTGGGAAAAAGCTCTCCACCATCTCCCTCCTCGATGCCAgccacttcatttcctccctgtataccactggtgcctttcaagcagcTCCCCTGTTGCTGGACCTCACAGAgaatgaatctgagtaagtctgtgtgtgggttttttaaggggaactgcttgggactctggaagtttcttctaccaactcaatgcctgctggtttttgcagccagaagttgagggatcttcctgccactggagcactgggctagggggcctggtgtagggctgAGACTTTTAGGTCTtgagatatccctctcaaatttttatccaccacacacacTTGGATGTGGGACCTGCCATTCCACATCTCCGCGCCTCCTACCATTCGGGATGTATATGGTTTCtctaattccgtagttgtcagacttccattcaactcgatttctgatggttctgagtgatggctgttctatatattttagttttaattttgattatgcTGTGTGACGAGGtgaaccatgtttacctatgccgccATCCTGACCAGAGGTTCTCTAAGGTCTCATTTTCTCATGGGCATATAAGGAagccctttctctttcttctttatataGATCTCTGTAACATATAATCTAGTAGTCTATACATTTTGAGGAGAACaatgattttttatatatttatttatatatttatttttttccttgagaattatttttttaaatgttctcactgaCCCTTCTGAATTCAGGAACTAATATTTCTACTGAGTCTTCCAGTTTTTATGGCAGAGAACAGGGATAGAATATGCCCTGATTCATTTGATGTGGCCAATATGCCATAGCCAGTGTATGATGAGAAAATTGCAGGCTGAGCTCATCCACTCTGAGATAAAGCAAGTTAAGTTTCTCCCCTAAATGCAAGAATGGTTTAAGTCTACCAAATTCTATTAATGTAATTTACCAGATTAATAGAATAAAGGAGACAAACCAAATAGAATTATCAGTGTATGCAGGTCCAGAAAGATAAATTTAACACATattcatgattaaaaaagaaaagagccctggctggtgtggcttagtagattgagcacaggcctacaaaccgaaaggtcactggttcaattcccagctgtGGCCAGGCATGTGCTGGGGGTCAGGTCCCCGGTTGGAGGTGTGGGCAAgacagccaactgatgtttccctccctctctttcaccttcccttcccctccctccctaaaataaaaatatttaaatgaggcAGTGTAATAAGATCATAAAAAATAGGTAAGAGGAATAAGAACTCCAAGggaaaaaagcatcaaaattcatagaaaataTGATTGTTTTCATAGAAAATCCAAAATACCCTACAATAAAGTCTTAGGGactcatgaaatattttaacaatgttacTGGACACaaacatcaatataaaaattaattgtgtTAATATAACCTAGCCAAAAAAATCCATTAGaacatgtcattttaaaataatacatttgtttaaaatgttaaatcactatattatacacctgaaactaatataagcAATATGAGATTGTATACCAACTacacttcaataaaaaataactttataaaaagcCAATACATTtgcaatgaaaacataaaatacctaagaataaaatttttaaaagattttatttatttttaaagaaaggtgaagggagggagaatgagagggacagaaacatcagttagttgcctttCGCATCTACCCTACCGACAGGGGCAAACCcgcgcaacccaggcacgtaccctgccCAGGAATTTAACTGACAACCTTTTGCTCTGTGGCACAAtacccaaccaaatgagccacaccaatGAGGTCCTTAAGACTAAGTTTCTTAAGAATTACAGAAATCCAAAATCTTTATGGAGGTGATTATAAACCTTTATTTGAGATGACCTAAACATTTACACATTTGTAAATAGAAAGATTCAATAGCAAAGTTTCTGAGCACAATTGAGATCTTGTTCCCTGGCACATGTTGTCaatttggttcaaataaactctcataaaaaatttttttaaaataacaacatttCTCCCCAAGTTGATTCATATATCCTGTGCAAAAGTCCATCAAGGTCATGAATCCAAAACCACAAAAAACCATCAGTGTACACCCGCTAGAGCTACAAAAATTCAGAAATCTGACACTATCCAGAAGAGATGAGGACGCAGAGCAATGAGGACATCTCTGCCCTTAGACAGAGCGTAAACTCATGCAATCATTCTCAGGAACAATTTGgtaatgaccaaaaaaaaagaggagatgtGGAAACATTATGACAAAACAATTATATTCTTGCTGTCTAATTAAGAAACTCAACATTTATACTTGGGGGCATACTCTAGAATGTTCAGAGAAGCAATGTTTATTTGAGTAAAAAATTGTAAGCTATCTAAATGCCCATCAAAAGGATTGTGGGCACATAAGTGATGCATGTGTATTAAATGGAATTCTAGCCAGCACTGAAAATGACTGCACTGGTCCATGTGGATGAATCTCGTAAACATAATGTGGGTTTGCAAAGGAACCTGCAGAGGATTTCGTACAAGAGAATCCATGCAGAATAATATAATTTACACGGACTTTTAAAACAGGCCAAATAATAGCAGCATCGCTTAGAGATACACatctatgaagaaaaaatatttataaatgtcttGGGGTGATATACATATAACTTAAGAGAATAGATACTTCTGAAGGGTAAGGAGATTCAGTCAGGGAAGGACATACAGGATATTTCAAACTTTactgataacattttatttcttaacctgACACACTGTGGTGTTGTCTTATtcagaacacatttttaattgcAACCGACAGTCAGTAGGTGGCAGGAAAGGCTTGGTATCTGCAGTGTCTGAGAGAAGAGAACCGGTTTTTCTAGTAACACAAAAACAGTATCtcctttaaaattcttgtggccaAACATCActcttctttaaattaaaatgaattagctaaaaccattattttcttttttcatacatAGTTGCATTCTGGTATTCATTGTTCCTAATCACTTTGGTCTTTCTTTCAA
It includes:
- the THAP1 gene encoding THAP domain-containing protein 1 isoform X2 is translated as MVQSCSAYGCKNRYDKDKPVSFHKFPLTRPSLCKEWEAAVRRKNFKPTKYSSICSEHFTPDCFKRECNNKLLKENAVPTIFLCTEPHDKKEDLLEPQEQLPPSPLTPPISQVDAAIGLLMPPLQTPDNLSVFCDHNYTVEDTMHQRKRIHQLEQQVEKLRKKLKTTQQRCRRQERQLEKLKEVVHFQKEKDITERGYVILPDNYFEIVEVPA
- the THAP1 gene encoding THAP domain-containing protein 1 isoform X1 encodes the protein MNSLCLQHTIMITWKIILRTMIKCHNKGQYQLLLVHRRSPWERTCPTSFRTVLSKRFPLTRPSLCKEWEAAVRRKNFKPTKYSSICSEHFTPDCFKRECNNKLLKENAVPTIFLCTEPHDKKEDLLEPQEQLPPSPLTPPISQVDAAIGLLMPPLQTPDNLSVFCDHNYTVEDTMHQRKRIHQLEQQVEKLRKKLKTTQQRCRRQERQLEKLKEVVHFQKEKDITERGYVILPDNYFEIVEVPA